In Nostoc piscinale CENA21, the genomic stretch AAGCGATTAGGATACTCTATTTGCTCAACTGATTCCGAATAATAAATAGCCAGTTCATCCGCTACTTTTCCCTCTTCTATAGCCTGAAGGTAATTTTTGGCAATTGTTAAAATATCTTGTTGTTTAGTTGTCATATTTGTTCGTATTAATTATTACAAGTTTATGACCATTACAATTGAGATTAAATATTTCCTTAATTCATCAGAGGTAAGAAAATTTCATATAGCTCTTGGTCAAACTCTAACCTATCGGACAGTGCTGAAAGTATAGGTTTAAATCGTATCTTTTACAAAGTTATACATAGCAAGAAAATCTGTAATTCCATAATCTCGACCAAGCTGGGAGAAAAGCGTCGTCACTTGACCACGGTGGTGGGTTTGGTGATTAAAAAAATGAGTCAATCCAAACCATAGAGAATGCTTTAGCTCAATCTCGCGGGTAGAATTAAAATACTGCAAGTTCGCTAAAAGCATCTCTGGTTCAAGTTCCCCCAGCCATTTTTCTATTACTTGATCTGTTTCCATTCGCTCATGATGTAGCTCTATAAAGTCAGCATAAAGTATTTGTCCCAAAGACTGTAACTCAAACACAAGCTTCGCATTCTGCAAAGCCTTAAATGTATAGCCAGTTCCCGTAGCAAACCTTCCCAGCCACACTCGATCGGTTAGAAGAAGATGATTCAGCGTTCCATGAATTGATTTAAAAAAATGTTCCTAGATCGCGCTGTCTTTCTTCTTGTGAAAGCGAGGCTGTAAGCTCATAAATGTGATTGTTGACCCATGAATTGTATTGTGCCATCAAGCGGAACTGACTAAGGTGAATCGAGTTTGACATTGTTAATAATCCTCTTTGTGAAGGAAAATATCTACTCTACCAAGCACCCTACAGATAATACCAATTTAAAATTTCAAAGTCATAATTTGATTTCTAGTTGGTGCATAGTTTGCCTATAGTTTGCCTGTGCGCGAGACAAAATAATATGGGGAGTTGCATATTTGAACCATGCAACCCCTTAATTCTGCTCAACCCACTCCTAAATAATTCTCGGCAATTTGCAAAATTCGCTCGGCTGCATGACCATCACCGAAAGGGTTAATAGCATTAGCCATTGCATTATATGCAGCAGGATTACTCAGCAACTCAGCCGCCGCCGCCAAAATACTCGCGCTTTCAGTTCCCACTAACTTAGCTGTACCCGCCGTTACTGCTTCAGGACGTTCTGTTGTTTCTCGCAAAACTAATACTGGTTTACCTAAACTGGGTGCTTCTTCTTGCAAACCACCAGAATCAGTTAATAAAAAATGCGATCGCCCAATTGCCCCCACTAATTCGGCATAATCTAAAGGTTCGGTCAAAAATACTCGCGGATGTTGCCCTAATAATGCTTGCAATGGTTCCCTAACTGTCGGGTTGCGGTGAAGAGGTAACACCAAAGCAGTATCAGGAAACTTATCTAATATTTGCAGAAAACCTTGAGCGATCGCTTGTAATGGTTCTCCCCAATTTTCCCGGCGGTGAACTGTTGATAGCAACACGCGATATTCATTCCAGTTCAACCCCGGAACATTACAAGCTGGTTGACTCGCCGCCACATTCAACAGTGCATCAATCACAGTATTCCCCGTCAAGTGAATTTCGCCCAACACCCCAGAACGTTGTAAATTCTCCACCGCCAAATTTGTTGGTGCAAAATGCAGTTGGGTAATTTGGGAAATTAACCGTCGATTCGCTTCCTCTGGATAAGGATTGTAAATATTATCTGTTCTTAACCCTGCTTCAACATGACCCACAGGAATTTTTTGATAAAAAGCTGCTAAAGCTGCGGCAAAAGCTGTGGTTGTATCTCCTTGGACGATAACCAAATCTGGTTTACTTTTTTGAAATAACTCTTCTAGTCCGCGCAAGCTGCGGCAAGTAATATCACTTAAAGATTGTTTCGGCTGCATAATCTCTAAGTCATCATCGGCTTTCAGGTTAAACAGTTGCATCACTTGCTCAACCATTTCACGGTGCTGTCCAGTTAAAATTACTTGCAACTCAAATTCAGGAGATTGCTGGAAAACCTGAATCACAGGCGCTAGTTTAATCGCCTCTGGGCGTGTACCTAGGATAATGCCAACTCGCTTTTTATTTGTCATTTGTCATTTGTTATTAGTCATTTGTCAATAGTAAATACTCAATCGCCATAAATGACAAATGATAAACGACCAAGAACAAAGGACAAATGACCAAGGACAAATGACTAATAATAAATAAACATGAAAAAACCCGGCTGAACCGGGCAGATGTACTGTTTGTCGTGTTTAACGCAATAGTTTTATTTGATTTCACAAGTTAAAGGGCAAGCTGCATATACAGAGGTTTTTTGTAATTCTTCAGTCTCTCCATGCAACCAGCTTAACCATTTGATATCACTAGGATGTACACCTTTGAGGGTGAGAACACCAGCTGCGATCGCCACTGCCAAAATATTGAACAAAATTAACCCACCGCCTACTAGTAAAACAGCACTAACAGGCATGACAGATTGTAAAACAATCGACAACAGACATCCGACCGTAGCCATCAAAACAACTAATGGAAAACCGACAACTAACAAACATACTGCCAATGTGAAAGTCCATATCAAGAAGCTTTTAATCATCATTAAGGAGTAGGTCTTTCCGAGATTAGAGCCTTGAGCCGAAACCATGACTTTTCCTCCTAAGTACACAGCAATAAATGTAATTTCAGTTAGATACCGCTGTTGGCGAATCAACTGATTGTTTCAGTGAATTCCAGTATATAAAGAGGAATAGGAAAAATGAGCATTTAGTAACTTAACTTTACAGTTAAGTTTTTCTAATTATGAATGTAAAGTTCCGTTGATTTCTTGGTACAGGACTGGTTTCTGCCATCTATCTCAAGGAGTAGAAGCTGGTTCTTAACAGCCTCATCAGAATGTTTTCCACCCCTCAAATTGATCCCCTTAATATTTCTTATAAAAACTGGGTATGTCTCTCATAATTCA encodes the following:
- a CDS encoding element excision factor XisH family protein, which gives rise to MTITIEIKYFLNSSEVRKFHIALGQTLTYRTVLKV
- a CDS encoding DinB family protein produces the protein MHGTLNHLLLTDRVWLGRFATGTGYTFKALQNAKLVFELQSLGQILYADFIELHHERMETDQVIEKWLGELEPEMLLANLQYFNSTREIELKHSLWFGLTHFFNHQTHHRGQVTTLFSQLGRDYGITDFLAMYNFVKDTI
- the wecB gene encoding non-hydrolyzing UDP-N-acetylglucosamine 2-epimerase, with the protein product MTNKKRVGIILGTRPEAIKLAPVIQVFQQSPEFELQVILTGQHREMVEQVMQLFNLKADDDLEIMQPKQSLSDITCRSLRGLEELFQKSKPDLVIVQGDTTTAFAAALAAFYQKIPVGHVEAGLRTDNIYNPYPEEANRRLISQITQLHFAPTNLAVENLQRSGVLGEIHLTGNTVIDALLNVAASQPACNVPGLNWNEYRVLLSTVHRRENWGEPLQAIAQGFLQILDKFPDTALVLPLHRNPTVREPLQALLGQHPRVFLTEPLDYAELVGAIGRSHFLLTDSGGLQEEAPSLGKPVLVLRETTERPEAVTAGTAKLVGTESASILAAAAELLSNPAAYNAMANAINPFGDGHAAERILQIAENYLGVG